In Pirellula sp. SH-Sr6A, the DNA window AATCGAATGAAGGGGAAATGGCCAGCGGTCTATCTCTGGCGATTCGATTTATCTGTTCCACCCTATTGGGGTGGACCGTTGCTGAAGTTTATCGCCTCACCAAGCATCGATCTCAGAATCACTACGATCGATCGATGTACGTAACACTCGTTCTGCTCACGGTGTTGATCTGTATGGTGACAACGGTGGTGGGAAATTCGGTGGCGCGCGCCTTTTCACTCGCGGGAGCGCTCGCAATCGTTCGATTCCGCACCGTTGTTGAGGACACTCGAGACACTGCCTTCGTGATCTTTGCTGTTGTCGTAGGCATGGCGATTGGATGTTCCCAATGGAACGTTCCCTTGATCGGCATTCCGATCGTCAGTCTCGCAGCCGTGGGGTTGCACATGCCATGGTGGGCGAAACCTGGCATGCGAGGGCGAGGGGGTCGGACATCGGAACGTTATAGGATTCGATTGAGATTGGGATTGGGAATCGAACTGCGTGGAGTTATCCAGGACGCGATCGATCAGGCGGTCACTTCTCAGCGAATCGTTGAGATTACGACCATCAAACAAGGAGCTGCGATCGAAATCCTGTACGACGTCGAGTGGAGCGATCTCGTCGACCCACTCGATTGGGTCAATCGGATCAACCGGCTCCAAGGTGTTCAGTCCGTAGCCCTGGAGAGACCCGACGCCGTCGACTCAACGAGCTGATATCAGGACGCCAAGGCTATTCACACTATTGCATCCAATGCGAGCGTCCTCGCGGACTCCCGCCTCTAGGAGTACTTCTCATCTTTACAACGAGGAATCTAGGATGAAGTTCTATTTACGCTGGGTGATCGGAACGATTGCGTGCACCGGAGCCGCAGCCAGCTTCTTCGCATATCCACAGCTCCCAACCTTTGGCCAGCCACCGGGCATGGGAAGGAATATGCCGGGCCCTCCGGGTCGAGGATTGGATGATTCCTGGCTCGCAATGCTGGAGATGGAGGAAGTCCGCAAAGAGATCAAGCTGGAAGATTCTAAAAAGCAGCAGCTGGAGGCGATCCAAAGCGATCATCGGCAAGCGATCGAGAAGGCAATGGGTGAAGTTGATTTTGCCGCGTTGCCAGAGTTGGAACCAAATCAACGCGACGAAGCATTGGGGAAATTGCGTGAACAAACCGAAAGGATCCAACGGGAATCCGATGAAAAACTAAGAGAGATTCTCAGCGTTCCGCAAAGGGAAAGACTGACCCAATTGCAAGTGCGACGAAAGGGAATTCGTGCTTGGGCGGAAAAGGAGCTTCACGATCAGCTGCAGCTCACGGGGCCCCAGCGCGAGAGCCTTCGAGAACTGCTGGAACCTCTGGGAATTCCCTTTCAAGATTCGCGACGCGAGAACGAAGGGCCCGGTTGGTTCGGCGGTCTCTTTGGAGGGCCACCGCGGCGACCGGGTGGGTTTGGTCCCCCAGGATTCGGGCCTCCCGAGTTTGGACCAGGCGGGTTTGGGCCCGGGGGACCCGAAGGGAACCTGCAGAGCGAAACCGAAGCAAAGATCCTCGCACTTCTCGATGAAAAGCAAAAGCGTGATTGGAACAAGATCGCTGGCGAGACGTTTTCCTTTCCCGCCCCTCCCTTTCGGATGGGAGGGGGCCCCATGTCCGAATCTCGCCCCTTGGTCGCTCAGTTTGATAAGAACGGAAACGAACGGCTGGAGCGCGCCGAACGGGACGAAGCCCGCGCGTTTCTCAAGAAGCAACCCAATCGCGGAGGCCCCGGAGGACCGAGAGGTCCGGGTGGGCGCGGTGGACCCGGTGGACCTGGCGGACCTGGTTTTGGGCCTCCCGGTCGGCGTGGAACCGAGCCGTCTTCTCCCGGCCCTCGCATCTCGCTCGAGGATGTGAAGGTTTATCCGGCCGAACCGCTGTATACGGACAAAGTGATACGGACGCTATTCCTAACCTTCGAAGGGAATGACTGGGAGGAAGAGCTAGCCGATTTCAACAATACGGACGTGGATGTCCCCGCCGATCTCGTTGTGGACGGAAATCGATACCCGCAGGTAGGGGTCCATTTTCGGGGGATGTCTTCCTTTGGGATGGTCCCTGCGGGAAGCAAGCGATCGCTCAACTTGTCACTCGATTTCGCCGATCAAGACCAACGTCTTTATGGTCGCAAAACCCTTAATTTGCTCAACGCCCACGAGGATCCCAGTTTTTTACGAACCATCCTCTATCTGGAAGCAGCACAGAAGTACGCGCTGGCACCGGTCGCCAATTTCGTCCATGTCGTGATCAATGGCGAAAGTTGGGGGCTGTATGTCAATGCGGAACAGTTCAATAAGGAGTTCATCGAAGCCCGTTTCTCCGATGCGAAAGGGGCTCGATGGAAAGTGCCGGGGAGCCCTGGCGGGCGTGGGGGACTCGAATACTTTGGTGACGAACTCGACGCTTACAAACGAACCTACCAGATCAAGAGCAAAGATCGCAAAGAGGATTGGGACGCACTGGTCGAACTCTGTAAAACTCTCAACACCACACCCGTGGAGGATCTGCCTGCGAAGATTGAACCGATATTGAATGTCGAAGGGGTCCTTCATTTCCTGGCTCTCGACATCGGCCTCGTCAACAACGATGGTTACTGGACGCGCGCGAGCGACTACTCTCTCTATCGCGACAGCCAAGGAGTCTTCCATGTCGCGATTCACGATGCAAACGAAACGCTGAAGCCTGCGATGGGGCCCGGCATGGGGGGGCCCGGCATGGGCGGTCCTGGCATGGGCGGTCCTGGCATGGGCGGTCCCGGGAGACCAAATCGAAGAGGCGGGGATCGTGAACCCGGACCACGTGGGGGAGCCATGCGATCTCCCGTGGAGTTGGATCCGCTTACCGGGCTGGATGACAGCTCAAAACCTTTGCGTAGTAAACTGCTCGCTGTACCGAAGTATCGGGCTCGATACTTGGAGATCCTCGCGAAGATCAACGAAGAAATACTCGGGGGAGATTTCTTGCAATCGCGCATCGAACATTACGTGCCGATGATCGACCCGTATGTCCAGCAGGATACGCGCAAACTGGAGTCGTATGAAGCATTTCGAAAAGCCGTTGCGACCGAGTCTTCTGGTCGAATCGATGGCCGCGATATGTCGATTCTCGACTTTGCCAAAGCGCGTTACGAGTACTTGAAGAAGGCCCTCGCTGCGCCAACCGCAGCGAGGTAAAGGCTCTGGGTCTCCCGAGAGAGGTAGACATTCCGCTGTTTAAAGCTTCGGTAGCACGGACGCTTCCGGAGCGACTTGGGCGAGATTGCCAGGGATCTCCGCGTCTACTTCTTGAAGTGCCCAGCGCAGTCCCCCGATGAAGATGGATTCGAACACGGGGTTTGCCCACACGTCCTCGCGGTGTCCCATGGAGGTGTAAAAGACCCGACCCTTGCCGTGCTTGCGCGCCCAAGTTGCTGGATAAGGAGGTCGGTCGTAATCCTTGTCTTGCATCCCTTTCGTTTCTTGAACGAGGATGACGTGCATATCGGGATTGAAGTTCTTGAGCGAATACCACTCTTCGTGCAATGTGAACTCGTCTCCGGCCTTGTCCAATCCTGGGAAGTTTTTGCTGGTAACGCGCATGGTTGCGTTTTGTTGACGGCCGTGGCGAATGAACTCTCCTCCGATCATCTGAATGTAGGGATCGATCTCAGCAGATGCCTTGGTGCGATCGCCGGGACTGTGGAACGTGTCCGAGGCGCAGTGGCTTCCTATAAAGCCTTTGCCGGCTGCGATGGCCTCCAGGAAATTCTTTTTTCCTTGTGCGGTCATCGGAGGTTCTTTGTCCCCACCCGGCTTGGTGAGGTCTTCCGTGGTGTAGAAGAGAAACCCATCAAATGCTTCATAGTCCTTATCGAAGATGCGACCATCCTTGGTGCTGGTAACTTCGAAGCCATACTTCTTGGCAAACTCGTCCATCATTCGTTCTGCATAGGATGGGGCACCGTTATTGCGTTTCACGACCGAGTGCTCGAAGCCCGCGCTGCGGCAGTAGAAAAGGAGTTTCTTCGGAGCAGGCTTCGCAGCGCTGGCCAAGCTGGGGGCCGCGAGCAGAGCGCCCGAAACGATCGCCGATTGTTGGATCCAAGAACGACGGGAAACCAAGGGGTGAGATGGATTCACAGGTGTTGCCTCTTCGGTGGCAGGGAGGAAAGATGGGAAATAGGACGCCTCCATTCTAGCCAGATTTTCCTGCCGTTAGGTAGATGGCATTCCACGGGAACGCATCGATTACAAAGTTCGGCAAAACCCCATCAAGCCGACGCCTTGCGGGTAAAGCGATCGGCAATTCGCTGGCAGACGTAATAGAAAACCGGTGTGAAGAAAATCGCGAGCACGGTGGAGGTGATCATGCCACCGCAAACAGCCGTTCCGAGCGCTCGGCGACTGGCTGCTGCCGCTCCTTCCGCAAATACAAGGGGTAGCACCCCTAATATAAACGCAATGGAGGTCATCAAGATCGGTCGAAATCGTGTGCGAGATCCTTCGATGGCTGCATCCCAAGCCGACTTGCCCGACTCGTGAAGCTCCCGTGCGAATTCGACAATCAGGATCGCGTTCTTGCTCGCCAGAGCGATGATCAACACGATTCCAATCTGCACGTACACATTGTTATCCATCCCCGCCCACCAAATAGCCGCTACCGTGCCTAGCAGTCCCAATGGAACGACGAGCACTACCGCGATCGGTAAAATCCAGCTCTCGTACAGGAACGAGAGGATGAGATAGACGAGCAATACGGCCAAACCGAAAATATAGATCTCTTCCCCTTTGCTATTCTTTTCTTGCAGGGAAACACCGCTCCAATCAAAGCCGATCGCATCCGAGAATGATTCGCTCGCGAGCTGCTCCATCTTTTGCAATGCTTGGCCCGAACTGCTTCCGGGGGTTGCGGAGCCCGTAATGGTCGCGGAAGGATAAAGGTTGAATCGTCGAACAATCTGGGCTCCGAATGAGTCTTTCAGATTCATTACGCTCCCGAGCGAGACCATCTCTCCCTTGGTATTGCGAACTTTTAGTTTACGAATGTCGTCGACATTGTCACGGTATTCTTCATCAGCTTGAACGGTCACCCGATAGGTTCGACCGTAGAGATTGAAATCATTGACGTAAGCCGAACCGAGCGCGGCCTGCATGGTGCTAAACAAATCTCCAATTGGAACTTGCATCGACATCACGCGAGCTCGGTCGATGTCGGCGAAGATCTGAGGCACCCCCGCGCGGAAGGTAGAATTCACGCGGGCGAGCTCCGGTTGTTTCTGAGCTTCGGCGACGAGCTTGTTCACCGCTGCTTGCAGTTCTACCAACCCGACTCCGCCTCGATCCTCTACCTGCATTTCGAATCCGCCACCGACGCCGAGCCCCTGAATTGCGGGTGGTGTAATGACCAGAATGAAAGCCTCTTTGATCGCACCCAATCGGCCCATTAAATTCTCGACAATGCGCTCTTGGGAAAGCTCTTCGGTTGTCCGCTCCTCCCATGGCAAGGTTCGAATGAAAACCGTGGCCGCGTTCGAGGATTGGCTCCCCTCCAAGAGCGAGGTTCCACCAAGCGTGAACCACGTTTCCACCCCTTCGGTCTCGGCGAGGATTGCGTTGATCTGCTCGATCACTTCTTTCGTTCGAGATTGAGAGGCTGCGTCCGGAAGCTGGATCGCTGTAATCAAGTAGCCTTGGTCCTCGGAAGGGAGGAATCCAGTTGGCATTTTGGCATACCACCATACGGTACCGCCGATGAGGATCGCAAACGCCACGAGGGTGGCTGGCCAAGCTCTCAACACACCTTTCAAAAAGAAGATATACCAACCCTCGACCCAACGAAAGGAAGTGTTGAACCATCTCGCTAGGAAGAACTTCTTTCCTTTCGCAGGTTTCAACCATGTCGCGCATTGTGCGGGCTTAAGCGTGAGCGCGTTGATCGCGCTGATCAGAGCCGTTGCGGCGATGGTCAGTGCGAATTGGCGATACAATTCGCCGGTGATTCCACCCAAAAAGATGGTAGGGACAAAGACGGCGAGCAAGACGGCAGTGATCCCGATAACCGGACCCGTTACCTCGCGCATCGCGCGCTCGGTGGCCTGCTTGGGGGCTTCCCCGTTTTCAATGTGATGGGCCGCGTTCTCCACGATCACAATCGCATCGTCGACCACGATTCCGATGGCCAAAACGAGCCCAAAGAGAGTGAGGAGGTTGATGGAGAAACCCAAGAATGGCATCGCGGCGAAGGCGCCGATGATGGTAACGGGGACCGTGGTAGCAGGGATTAATACCGCTCGCCAATCCTGGAGGAAGACCAGGATCACGACAAGGACGAGGATGCCTGCCTCGGCTAAGGTTTTATAAACTTCATGAATCGCTGCCGAGACAAAGGTGGTCGTATCGAAGGGAATATCGTACTCCATTCCTTTGGGGAACGACTGTGCGAGTTTGTCCATGGCTTCTCGAACACGATCCGCTACCTGGAGCGCGTTGGCACCGGGTAGCTGGTAAATTAGAACGCTCGCGGAATCAATGCCTCCACGCTGTGCGAACGAATCGTAGGACTGGGCTCCGATCTCCACTCTCGCGACATCGCGAAGGTAGGTAAGCGAACCATCCTCCGAGAATTTGATAATGACATTTTCGAATTGCTCGGGATCGGTCAGTCTTCCCAGAGCGCTGATAGTGAGCTGGAAATCGGGTGCGTTTTCGTTAGGAGGTTGCCCGATCTGTCCCGCTGCAACTTGGATGTTCTGCTGTCGCAATTGGGCTAAAAGGTCTTGGAACGTCAAACCGCGAGCTTCGAGTCGTGTGGGATCGACCCAGATCCTCATGCTATACGCTCCGCTTCCGCTCACCGTCACTTCCCCAACCCCCGGGACGCGACTCAATTCATCGCGCAATCGAAGATTTGCGTAGTTGCTTAAGAAGAGGCTATCGAATGATTTGTCGGGAGAGATCAATGAAGCGACGAGAAGAATATTCGTCGACTGCTTCTTCACGCTCAATCCCTGCTGCCGGACTTCCGAGGGGAGGAGCGGTTCGGCGAGGGCCACGCGGTTTTGAACCAGTACCTGCGCTTGATCGAGATCCGTCCCGACTTCGAAGGTGACCGTCAGGGAGTAGGAACCGTTGGAGGAAGAAGTCGACGACATATAGAGCATCCGCTCCACGCCGTTGATCTGCTGCTCCACGACCGATGCGACGGTATCCGAGACGACTCGCGAGTTAGCTCCTGGATAATTTGCGGTGACTTGGATCGTAGGAGGAGTGATATTCGGATAGCGTTCTACCGGCAGATTTACAACCGCGACCAGTCCAAAGAGGACCGTCAAGATTGCGATGACATTGGCGGCGACGGGGCGCGATATGAAGTAGCTGGATATGCTCATTGACCGATTCGCTCCGTATTCAGCGGAGGAACCTCTTTCGAGGGACTGGGTTGAACCCGATCTTTAGGGCGGATCTTCTGCAATCCCTCATACACGACTTGCTCTCCAACCATCAGTCCTTCGCGGATGACAGAATAGGAACCATGCGTCGTGCCAACCTCCACGGTTCTTCGGTGCACGATGTTGTCTTGATCAACCACCATCAAGTACTTGCCCTGTTGGTCCATGGCCAGGCATTTCGTCGGTACGAGTACAGCCTCATAAGGAGCCGAGAACGGAACTCGGACCTTGCCGTAGAGTCCCGGAGTGAGGAGGCCTTGCTCGTTGGCGAATTCGGCTCGAATGAGGGTGTTACCTGTCCCAGGATCGGTCGTATTGTTTTGAAAATCGATACGTCCGTGATACGGAAACGTGGCGTCATTGGTCAGAGCGAGCGAAACGGGAATCGAACCCTCACTGGCTGCTGGTAATTTGCCAGCGCGAACCAAGTCTCGGTACTCCAAAAAAGAGGCTTCGTCGATATCGAAATAAACATGAATTGGGGCGACCGAAACGATAGTGGTGAGTAACGTCGTATCGGCCGTGACCACATTCTCCGGATTGATCAAAGAGCGACCTAGGATGCCCGCGATGGGGGCTTTGATCTGAGTGAATTCCAGGTCGAGCTCCGCTCGTTTTTCGGCAGCGAGGAGGGTTTGGTATTGTCCTTCGGACTCGTGAAGATTGGCTTTCGCAAGTTCTAAATCGGTATCGCTAATT includes these proteins:
- a CDS encoding DUF4956 domain-containing protein; translation: MNEWIHGLFESNEGEMASGLSLAIRFICSTLLGWTVAEVYRLTKHRSQNHYDRSMYVTLVLLTVLICMVTTVVGNSVARAFSLAGALAIVRFRTVVEDTRDTAFVIFAVVVGMAIGCSQWNVPLIGIPIVSLAAVGLHMPWWAKPGMRGRGGRTSERYRIRLRLGLGIELRGVIQDAIDQAVTSQRIVEITTIKQGAAIEILYDVEWSDLVDPLDWVNRINRLQGVQSVALERPDAVDSTS
- a CDS encoding CotH kinase family protein; the encoded protein is MKFYLRWVIGTIACTGAAASFFAYPQLPTFGQPPGMGRNMPGPPGRGLDDSWLAMLEMEEVRKEIKLEDSKKQQLEAIQSDHRQAIEKAMGEVDFAALPELEPNQRDEALGKLREQTERIQRESDEKLREILSVPQRERLTQLQVRRKGIRAWAEKELHDQLQLTGPQRESLRELLEPLGIPFQDSRRENEGPGWFGGLFGGPPRRPGGFGPPGFGPPEFGPGGFGPGGPEGNLQSETEAKILALLDEKQKRDWNKIAGETFSFPAPPFRMGGGPMSESRPLVAQFDKNGNERLERAERDEARAFLKKQPNRGGPGGPRGPGGRGGPGGPGGPGFGPPGRRGTEPSSPGPRISLEDVKVYPAEPLYTDKVIRTLFLTFEGNDWEEELADFNNTDVDVPADLVVDGNRYPQVGVHFRGMSSFGMVPAGSKRSLNLSLDFADQDQRLYGRKTLNLLNAHEDPSFLRTILYLEAAQKYALAPVANFVHVVINGESWGLYVNAEQFNKEFIEARFSDAKGARWKVPGSPGGRGGLEYFGDELDAYKRTYQIKSKDRKEDWDALVELCKTLNTTPVEDLPAKIEPILNVEGVLHFLALDIGLVNNDGYWTRASDYSLYRDSQGVFHVAIHDANETLKPAMGPGMGGPGMGGPGMGGPGMGGPGRPNRRGGDREPGPRGGAMRSPVELDPLTGLDDSSKPLRSKLLAVPKYRARYLEILAKINEEILGGDFLQSRIEHYVPMIDPYVQQDTRKLESYEAFRKAVATESSGRIDGRDMSILDFAKARYEYLKKALAAPTAAR
- a CDS encoding ThuA domain-containing protein: MNPSHPLVSRRSWIQQSAIVSGALLAAPSLASAAKPAPKKLLFYCRSAGFEHSVVKRNNGAPSYAERMMDEFAKKYGFEVTSTKDGRIFDKDYEAFDGFLFYTTEDLTKPGGDKEPPMTAQGKKNFLEAIAAGKGFIGSHCASDTFHSPGDRTKASAEIDPYIQMIGGEFIRHGRQQNATMRVTSKNFPGLDKAGDEFTLHEEWYSLKNFNPDMHVILVQETKGMQDKDYDRPPYPATWARKHGKGRVFYTSMGHREDVWANPVFESIFIGGLRWALQEVDAEIPGNLAQVAPEASVLPKL
- a CDS encoding efflux RND transporter permease subunit gives rise to the protein MSISSYFISRPVAANVIAILTVLFGLVAVVNLPVERYPNITPPTIQVTANYPGANSRVVSDTVASVVEQQINGVERMLYMSSTSSSNGSYSLTVTFEVGTDLDQAQVLVQNRVALAEPLLPSEVRQQGLSVKKQSTNILLVASLISPDKSFDSLFLSNYANLRLRDELSRVPGVGEVTVSGSGAYSMRIWVDPTRLEARGLTFQDLLAQLRQQNIQVAAGQIGQPPNENAPDFQLTISALGRLTDPEQFENVIIKFSEDGSLTYLRDVARVEIGAQSYDSFAQRGGIDSASVLIYQLPGANALQVADRVREAMDKLAQSFPKGMEYDIPFDTTTFVSAAIHEVYKTLAEAGILVLVVILVFLQDWRAVLIPATTVPVTIIGAFAAMPFLGFSINLLTLFGLVLAIGIVVDDAIVIVENAAHHIENGEAPKQATERAMREVTGPVIGITAVLLAVFVPTIFLGGITGELYRQFALTIAATALISAINALTLKPAQCATWLKPAKGKKFFLARWFNTSFRWVEGWYIFFLKGVLRAWPATLVAFAILIGGTVWWYAKMPTGFLPSEDQGYLITAIQLPDAASQSRTKEVIEQINAILAETEGVETWFTLGGTSLLEGSQSSNAATVFIRTLPWEERTTEELSQERIVENLMGRLGAIKEAFILVITPPAIQGLGVGGGFEMQVEDRGGVGLVELQAAVNKLVAEAQKQPELARVNSTFRAGVPQIFADIDRARVMSMQVPIGDLFSTMQAALGSAYVNDFNLYGRTYRVTVQADEEYRDNVDDIRKLKVRNTKGEMVSLGSVMNLKDSFGAQIVRRFNLYPSATITGSATPGSSSGQALQKMEQLASESFSDAIGFDWSGVSLQEKNSKGEEIYIFGLAVLLVYLILSFLYESWILPIAVVLVVPLGLLGTVAAIWWAGMDNNVYVQIGIVLIIALASKNAILIVEFARELHESGKSAWDAAIEGSRTRFRPILMTSIAFILGVLPLVFAEGAAAASRRALGTAVCGGMITSTVLAIFFTPVFYYVCQRIADRFTRKASA
- a CDS encoding efflux RND transporter periplasmic adaptor subunit; the protein is MMNETESKWKRAIAGVACVGILAASLAITGCGGHGAGGKLGKPGSGVPGASMPERPSTPVDTIDAKVKQVTDYRDFTGRTAPAHSVEVRPRVSGYLNQTPNRFPSSPRPTSLAPSAQSIATDRFTRAVSYTQPFIVQAKEGEKIEAGTPLFEIDPRPYQFALEQARGNRIALEAQLERLRSELNRLEKLKPSNAISDTDLELAKANLHESEGQYQTLLAAEKRAELDLEFTQIKAPIAGILGRSLINPENVVTADTTLLTTIVSVAPIHVYFDIDEASFLEYRDLVRAGKLPAASEGSIPVSLALTNDATFPYHGRIDFQNNTTDPGTGNTLIRAEFANEQGLLTPGLYGKVRVPFSAPYEAVLVPTKCLAMDQQGKYLMVVDQDNIVHRRTVEVGTTHGSYSVIREGLMVGEQVVYEGLQKIRPKDRVQPSPSKEVPPLNTERIGQ